The region CCCCCGAGAGGACCGCCACGCCCTCGGCGAGGCCGAAACTCCTGGCGATCTCCCTGCCGTGCTCGACGAACCGCACCTTCTCCGGGACCGTCCAACCCTCGTCGACCCCGACCGGGGCAAGGAGGAAGAAGTGGCCGTCAGCGGTCTCCAGAAGAGCAATCCGCTCGAGGTGGTCGACGCCCATGGCCTCTTTGAGGGCCTTCAGCGTGGAGGACGCAGGCAGGGTGCCCCTGACGGCGGCATCGATCCTTCCCGCGGCGAGGGCCGCAATAAGGGCCGCCTCAGGCTCCTCCGCCTCGACGACCGAGGCGGCGCCTCCGAACGAATCAGCAGTTCCGGGATGGGAAAAAAGAACAATGTCTGCCTCCCGGCCGACCGCACGGACGGTCGAGAGGATCTTCTCGTCGGGGAACGCCGCACCAAGCCCGACCGTTACCGGCATGCCCCTCCTTCGGTGAAGATCCGCATGATGCCGTTTCGGTCCAGATCAAAGACCTGTGTCTCCCGACCCAGGTATCTGACGGTCAGCCTCCGGCTCCCGTTAACCTCCCCGATAGGGGCCGCAGAGATCCCGACCTCGGCGAACCGGCGGCAGACCTCCTCCACGTTCTCCTCCTTCACCGTCATGATGAACCCCATGCCGGGATACATACGCACCCACTGCTCAAAGGAGAGGCCGAGCGCGGAGAGGTCGGGCCGCGGTATCGCCTCAAGGTCGATCACCGCGCCCTTCTCGCTCACTTCAAGGAGCATGCCGAGGGTCCCGATGACCCCGGGGTTGCTGATATCCTTCCCGGCCGTAACCAAGCGCTCTTTGCCGAGATTCTCCATCACCCGGATCTGGGCCCGCACCACATCTGCCGACTTCATCGTGACCGAATCCCAGTTGAAGCAGCACGACGGGTGTATCCGGCCGTCGAGGTCGATCGCCGCGACGACCCGATCGCCCTCCTCCGCCGTATCCGAGAAGATGACCTGGTCCATCTTGGCAGTCCCGAGGATCGCCACGTCCACAACGCTGTAGGGCGTGTCCGGATGCAGATGTCCGCCCACGATCGGGACGCCGAACTGCGCTGATGCGGTGACCATACCTCGGGTCACCTCGTCCCGGATCCGCTCGTCCGTGACGGAGAGGATATCGACCATCGCAACAGGCCTGCCCCCCATGGCGGCGATATCGTGAACGTTCACGAGCACGGCACAGTATCCTGCCCAGAACGGATCCGCCTCCATGAGTTTGCTCCAGATGCCGTCTGCCGCAAGCAGCAGCGCATCCTCCGCGTTATGCCGGATGACGGCGGCGTCCTCACCGAACGAGGCGACGACATCGGGGCTCTCGACCCAGAGAGACCGGACCATATCCCCGATCACCCGCTTCCGGGTAACGCCCTCATATTCCCTTACGGCCTGTGCTACCGTATCGGTGGAGCAATCCTTCACCACAAGAACACCAACACTCCACTTTTCTTTATGGTATTCTGCCTCATCAGAGATAATGTATTTGATTCACCGATATTATGCACTCCCTTCAGGGAACCGATCGCGGCAGCGGAGACCCGGCCGGTCCCGATCCGGAAAGGGTCTCCTGCAGGCGCCCAAGCGGAAGACGACAGCGCTTCCGGCCGGGATGTCCCAAGACCCTCGCATCAGCACCGGGGTCGTATTTTTGATGCACCGCGTCGAATAGATCGGTATGGACTGGACGGAGAAGTATCGGCCGCAACACCTCCAGGACATTGTGGGGAACTCCGGCGCCGTCAGGCAACTCTACGAGTGGGCGCGGGACTGGTCGCGGCAGAAAAAGCCGCTGATCCTGTATGGGAAGCCGGGAATCGGCAAGACATCGAGCGCCTACGCTCTCGCGAACGACATGAACTGGGAGGTAGTGGAACTCAACGCCTCCGACCAGCGGACCAAAGCGGCCCTTGAACGGGTTGCGGGCGCGGGTTCCACGACTGCCAGCCTCTCGGGCGCCAGCCGCAAACTCATCCTGCTGGATGAAGCCGACAACCTGCACGGCCAGGCTGACCGCGGCGGCGTGAAGGCGATCATAGAGATCATCGCGGCATCACAGCAGCCGATCATCCTGATCGCAAACGACTACTACTCCCTCTCAAGGGAACTCAAAGCGGCCACGGAGCCGGTGCAGTTCCGGGCGCCCCAAGCCCGCTCGATCGTCCCCCGCCTCCGCCAGATCTGCGCCGCCGAGGGTGTGACCTGCGATCCCGCCGTGCTCGACGAGATCGCCGGCAGCGCCGGCGGAGATATGCGGGCGGCGGTGAACATGCTCTACGCCGCTGCAATCGGGAAAGAGCACTTGGAGGTGGGCGACATTCACACCTCCGCAAAGGACGAGCGGTCGACCATCTTCCAACTCGTCGGGGGGGTCTTTGCGGGCCGGAGGGACGCCGACCTGCTCCGCATGGCGGTGGAGGTTGAGGATACCCCCGACGCCGTCGAGCAGTGGCTTGAGGGGAGCCTCGACCATATGCCCGACTTCGCCTCCAAAGCAAAAGGCTACGCCTGCCTGTCCCGGGCCGACGAGTACATCGGCCGGACCTACCGGCGGCAGTACTACACCCTCTGGCGGTACGCAAGCGCTGTCATGCTCCTCGGCGTCGCCGATGCCGCCGGCGGGCACGGCATCCACGGCCGCATCATGCCGCCGTCGCGCTGGCAGAAGATGGGAGCGTCGAAGAAGCAGAAGGCGATCCGGGCGGGCCTGACCCGGAAGCTCAGCGGCATGACGCATATTCCGGAGAATACTCTGCGCGAAGACTTCTTCACCGCGATCAGCATCCTCGTCGAGCAAGACCCGGCAGGATATGTCCGCGAGTTCCAACTGGATGCCGACGAACTGAACCTCTTCATCCACGACAAAGCCCGGGCCACGAAGGTGGTCAAAGACGTGGCAAAAGAGGAGAAGGCGAAGGAGAAGAAGGCCGTCGGGAAAAGCAAGAAGTCCAAAGACGACGACCCTCCCGAAGACCCCGGAGAGATGCGGCAGGACCTCCCTCCTGGCCAGGCGACGCTCTTTTAAGGGCTGCGGCGGTGGTAGCGGTGGAGGAGCACCGGGCCGCAGTCTAGGACCTCCCCACCGTCCTCATAGATCTCACATCCCAGGTGGTAGACCAGCAGGTCGCAGTTGACCCGCTCGGCAAGCGCGATCAGCGGGGGGACCATCTCCACACCGGGGCGCACGGCATAGATCAGGTCCGCACCCTCGTAGAGACGGAGATCGGGCTCGAAGATATCGTCGGCCGCCACGGTGAGCCCCTCGTGCCGGATGCCGGGCCTGATGTCGGTGCAGAGGGCAAGAGCGCCGGCGGCTGCGATCACCCTGGCGGCGTCGGGATTGTTGCCGACGCCTACTTCCACGGCCCTCCGGTAGCGTGCGGCGATATACTCCCCGATACTCCGTTCAATACGTTTATAGTGAGACATTACCCAGAAATTAGGTAATGAGCATCAATATTCTTTGGGACCAGCAGGCACCGGAAGGTATCGAGCTCCCGGTCGCCCGGATGATCGAGATGATCCTCGGACGGGAGGCCGGGCTCGTCGAATACCCGCTCCTCATCGACGGCTACGACAGGAACCGCAACCAGTACGATGCTCAAAAGATCCTCGATCGCCTGCAGGACACCCTCACCCGGAGATATGAAGTCCCCGGTCCCCTGCTCCTCGTCACACCCCGCGACCTCTACGTCAACGGGTGCGACTTCGTCTTCGGTCTCGCGAGGCCGGCATGCAGCGTTGCCGTCGTCTCGACCGCCCGTCTCAGGAACGACTATTACGGCAGGGTGCCGGACGACGGCGACCTAATCGACCGGGCCGCCAAAGAGGGAGCGCACGAAGTCGGCCACCTCCTCGGGCTCGGACACTGCGACGACCCCGAGTGCGTCATGTTCCGGCCGCGGACGCTGGACGAGTTGGACCGGAAGCGAAAGACGCTCTGTCCGGCCTGCAGGGAGACGCTTGCGTCGTGGGAAGGGGGATGACCGCATACCCTCGGCCGAACCAAAGCATTAAGGAAAGTTCAGGAAAAACTAGGAGTGAGTTACAATGGGATACTCTTCTTCCTTGATTCAACGAAAGTTCAAAGATATCGTCGGGAGGCGCTACGAGTCGGTCCTCAAGGAGTACAGCGAATTCCTGTTGACCGAAGAGGAGATGCTCGTCCCAGAGGTCAGGTCCATCCTGATCCCGCTCGACCTCTTCGTCCACGACATCACCGATGAAGCCATCGACGTGCTCTCCACCTATAACGCCACGATCTCGCTTGCCTATATCACCGACGCCAAGGTGATCGAACTCCTCGAACAGGCGCTCAACCA is a window of Methanoculleus sp. 7T DNA encoding:
- the mtxX gene encoding methanogenesis marker protein Mmp4/MtxX; amino-acid sequence: MPVTVGLGAAFPDEKILSTVRAVGREADIVLFSHPGTADSFGGAASVVEAEEPEAALIAALAAGRIDAAVRGTLPASSTLKALKEAMGVDHLERIALLETADGHFFLLAPVGVDEGWTVPEKVRFVEHGREIARSFGLAEGVAVLSGGRLGDLGRHPVVDRTMADAELVARLAGAEHTEILIEEAARRYGMVVAPDGISGNLIFRTLTFLGAGKGHGAPVVNIGKIFVDTSRASADYTNAVMLAKSLAESRKS
- a CDS encoding methanogenesis marker 2 protein — protein: MVKDCSTDTVAQAVREYEGVTRKRVIGDMVRSLWVESPDVVASFGEDAAVIRHNAEDALLLAADGIWSKLMEADPFWAGYCAVLVNVHDIAAMGGRPVAMVDILSVTDERIRDEVTRGMVTASAQFGVPIVGGHLHPDTPYSVVDVAILGTAKMDQVIFSDTAEEGDRVVAAIDLDGRIHPSCCFNWDSVTMKSADVVRAQIRVMENLGKERLVTAGKDISNPGVIGTLGMLLEVSEKGAVIDLEAIPRPDLSALGLSFEQWVRMYPGMGFIMTVKEENVEEVCRRFAEVGISAAPIGEVNGSRRLTVRYLGRETQVFDLDRNGIMRIFTEGGACR
- a CDS encoding replication factor C large subunit, whose translation is MDWTEKYRPQHLQDIVGNSGAVRQLYEWARDWSRQKKPLILYGKPGIGKTSSAYALANDMNWEVVELNASDQRTKAALERVAGAGSTTASLSGASRKLILLDEADNLHGQADRGGVKAIIEIIAASQQPIILIANDYYSLSRELKAATEPVQFRAPQARSIVPRLRQICAAEGVTCDPAVLDEIAGSAGGDMRAAVNMLYAAAIGKEHLEVGDIHTSAKDERSTIFQLVGGVFAGRRDADLLRMAVEVEDTPDAVEQWLEGSLDHMPDFASKAKGYACLSRADEYIGRTYRRQYYTLWRYASAVMLLGVADAAGGHGIHGRIMPPSRWQKMGASKKQKAIRAGLTRKLSGMTHIPENTLREDFFTAISILVEQDPAGYVREFQLDADELNLFIHDKARATKVVKDVAKEEKAKEKKAVGKSKKSKDDDPPEDPGEMRQDLPPGQATLF
- a CDS encoding UPF0146 family protein, giving the protein MSHYKRIERSIGEYIAARYRRAVEVGVGNNPDAARVIAAAGALALCTDIRPGIRHEGLTVAADDIFEPDLRLYEGADLIYAVRPGVEMVPPLIALAERVNCDLLVYHLGCEIYEDGGEVLDCGPVLLHRYHRRSP
- a CDS encoding archaemetzincin family Zn-dependent metalloprotease, whose protein sequence is MSINILWDQQAPEGIELPVARMIEMILGREAGLVEYPLLIDGYDRNRNQYDAQKILDRLQDTLTRRYEVPGPLLLVTPRDLYVNGCDFVFGLARPACSVAVVSTARLRNDYYGRVPDDGDLIDRAAKEGAHEVGHLLGLGHCDDPECVMFRPRTLDELDRKRKTLCPACRETLASWEGG
- a CDS encoding universal stress protein; its protein translation is MGYSSSLIQRKFKDIVGRRYESVLKEYSEFLLTEEEMLVPEVRSILIPLDLFVHDITDEAIDVLSTYNATISLAYITDAKVIELLEQALNHASTEEFRAKKEEYGRELLDRTAAKLKERGLSIQTRMFVGHKGDDVVRMAKNYDLVALCRRYADGESTDASISPTVLRICQRVETPALIY